A single region of the Lysinibacillus sp. B2A1 genome encodes:
- a CDS encoding branched-chain amino acid ABC transporter permease, giving the protein MTSTTELRNEATHSPNDSFIQGVKDCIPTLLGYISIGLAFGVVGSASGLSVLEIALLTILIYAGSAQFIFCALLLTNSPASAIIVTIFVVNLRHLLMSLTIAPHFTHYSMLRNVGFGTLLTDETFGVAVTKQMQTGKLYGKWMDGLNITAYLFWILSCVAGAFLGKWVANPEKWGLDFALIAMFVALLVLQLSSVGKNKIMHYLMLIGYMIVIMYGLSYFVPSHVAVLLATVIVATIGVVTDK; this is encoded by the coding sequence ATGACAAGTACAACAGAGCTTCGAAATGAAGCAACTCACTCACCAAATGACAGCTTTATACAAGGCGTAAAAGATTGTATCCCAACATTACTCGGTTATATTAGTATAGGACTTGCTTTTGGAGTTGTAGGTTCCGCTTCTGGCTTATCAGTACTCGAAATTGCACTTTTAACTATTTTGATTTATGCAGGCTCTGCACAATTTATCTTTTGTGCACTCCTTTTAACAAATAGCCCAGCTTCTGCTATCATTGTAACCATTTTCGTCGTAAATTTACGTCATTTATTAATGAGTTTAACAATAGCTCCACATTTTACGCACTATTCCATGCTCCGTAATGTTGGTTTTGGTACATTGCTAACAGATGAAACTTTTGGTGTAGCTGTAACAAAGCAAATGCAGACAGGAAAGTTGTATGGAAAATGGATGGACGGATTAAACATCACTGCCTATTTGTTTTGGATTCTCTCCTGTGTTGCTGGCGCATTTTTAGGCAAATGGGTGGCAAATCCAGAGAAATGGGGTTTAGATTTTGCCTTAATAGCTATGTTCGTTGCCTTGCTTGTCCTTCAGCTTAGCAGTGTTGGGAAAAATAAAATTATGCATTATCTCATGTTGATCGGCTATATGATTGTCATCATGTATGGTCTTTCTTATTTTGTCCCTTCACATGTGGCTGTTCTTCTTGCAACAGTTATTGTGGCGACAAT
- the addB gene encoding helicase-exonuclease AddAB subunit AddB has protein sequence MTLRIVSGRSGTGKSTFIHQEIVEQLKSEPLGHPIFVIVPDQMSYSTEYELTNKHGLQGLIRAQVMTFKRLAWLVLQETGGIARKEVNGYGYRMLIRKLLEEQKDEFSLFRQAAGKRGFTEEIETLLREFSRYSVNSSVLAEVTSSLKAIDAPHTLQAKTNDLQVVLQALEARLGTTYVDSEGYYPILTEQLKDSETMKQATIYIDGFTAFTVRELELVKELLKVTKQVTVVLPFDHIDEAYDEQSLFHEAALTNQRLHDIANEEGIEVDAPLHFYYTYRFQSKDLQHVEEGFSKMVSQSKETSGDVKVLEASNRRAEIHAIAREITKLTKEDEYRYQDIVLLYRQPDVYDPLISTIFQQYEIPTFTNSKKTMLHHPLIELSRSVLEVVTSNWKYEPIFRSVKTDLFFPLHAELNVWRERADRLENYCLAQGIYGERWFEESRWFFKKYRGLEFHSKVQTDEERAMQAEIEAIRDEIRQPLKVLQDKLEVAKTGRDVATALFEMIEDLKVYDKLQTLKDRELDRGDALSASEHDQAWKEWIAVLDQFVYMFGEQQMTVEEAAKILDEGFDTLEFSRIPPTLDEVMVATVDLARLSNIKVAFVLGINDGVYPTRMEYEGLLSDVEREWFNQIGYELAPTSKNRLLQENFLIYRALTTPSDKLYMSYPTADEEGKALLSSLYIKKIIGNENTPGLLSGVAVERVVMDPIELLENNPLPYLRHPRTALAHLMMQLRQAEHSRELTPEWLALQKFYEQDPYWALIFERVLQPITHKNEAQPLETYITQELYGQKLTSSVSRIEKYFRCPFSHFTTYGLRLEERAEYRLETFAMGDLFHEALKWITEETHRQQLSWVRLTKQQIKQLARQAVEQIVPVFSHQILLSSARYRYIQRKLIRIVERTMTALTQHANVSHFKPIAIEASFGPGQHEQLPPLEIDLTGGKKMFMRGRIDRVDSASIDDRSYLRIVDYKSSARDLDLNEVYYGLSLQVLTYLDVAMENSSYWLPGETEPAGVLYVHVHNPMLKLDKDLSDSEIEEDRLKQYKMKGLLSENAEAILSMDEQLEESSGHSKIIPVYMKKDGTPSESQSRIVPVNDMKNLQHFVRRKHQEAGNGILSGDTSISPYKLKSKTACDYCQFSAVCQFDPSDGKQSYRQLMQAKPNEIVEKIRKEMK, from the coding sequence ATGACATTGCGTATTGTTTCAGGGCGATCAGGAACTGGTAAATCAACATTTATCCATCAAGAAATTGTTGAACAATTAAAATCAGAGCCATTAGGTCATCCGATTTTTGTGATTGTACCTGACCAAATGTCTTATTCAACAGAGTATGAGCTAACGAATAAACATGGCTTACAAGGCTTAATCCGTGCCCAGGTTATGACATTTAAACGATTAGCATGGCTTGTATTACAGGAAACTGGCGGTATTGCACGAAAAGAAGTAAATGGTTATGGCTATCGAATGCTTATTCGTAAACTATTAGAGGAACAAAAAGATGAATTTTCATTATTCCGCCAAGCTGCTGGAAAAAGAGGCTTTACGGAGGAAATTGAGACACTCTTACGCGAGTTTAGTCGTTATAGTGTCAATAGCTCAGTGCTAGCAGAAGTAACCTCATCTTTAAAGGCCATTGATGCTCCACATACATTACAAGCTAAAACCAATGACTTACAAGTAGTTTTACAAGCTTTGGAGGCTCGACTTGGGACGACATATGTCGATAGTGAGGGCTATTATCCAATCTTAACTGAGCAATTGAAAGACTCTGAGACGATGAAGCAAGCAACTATTTATATAGATGGATTTACAGCTTTTACTGTTAGAGAGTTGGAATTAGTTAAAGAGCTATTAAAGGTGACCAAACAAGTTACAGTTGTGCTACCTTTTGATCATATTGATGAAGCTTATGATGAGCAGTCTTTATTTCATGAAGCTGCATTAACAAATCAACGCTTACACGATATTGCAAATGAAGAGGGCATTGAAGTAGATGCACCATTACATTTTTACTATACGTACCGTTTTCAATCTAAAGATTTACAGCATGTGGAAGAGGGATTTTCGAAAATGGTATCACAATCAAAAGAAACTTCTGGTGATGTTAAGGTACTTGAAGCATCCAATCGACGTGCTGAGATACATGCCATTGCCCGGGAAATAACAAAGCTGACAAAGGAGGATGAATATCGTTATCAAGATATTGTACTTCTTTATAGACAACCAGATGTTTATGACCCGCTTATTTCAACAATTTTTCAGCAGTATGAAATTCCTACTTTTACAAATTCAAAAAAGACCATGCTCCATCACCCATTAATAGAGCTTAGTCGTTCTGTTTTAGAAGTAGTCACTTCGAATTGGAAGTATGAGCCTATTTTCCGTAGTGTCAAAACAGATTTATTTTTCCCATTACACGCTGAGCTAAATGTTTGGCGTGAGCGTGCAGATCGTTTAGAGAATTATTGCTTAGCACAGGGTATTTATGGTGAGCGGTGGTTTGAGGAATCTCGATGGTTTTTCAAAAAATATCGAGGCCTTGAATTCCATTCTAAGGTACAAACAGATGAGGAACGTGCTATGCAAGCGGAAATCGAGGCTATTCGAGATGAAATTCGACAACCACTAAAAGTGTTACAAGACAAGCTAGAAGTAGCGAAAACAGGTAGAGATGTAGCGACTGCATTATTTGAAATGATTGAGGATTTAAAGGTCTATGATAAGCTGCAGACTTTGAAAGATCGTGAACTGGATCGAGGAGATGCCTTATCAGCTAGTGAGCATGACCAAGCATGGAAAGAATGGATCGCTGTACTCGATCAGTTTGTGTATATGTTTGGAGAACAACAAATGACTGTAGAGGAAGCAGCAAAAATACTAGATGAGGGCTTTGATACATTAGAATTTTCCCGCATTCCACCTACCTTAGATGAAGTAATGGTAGCGACGGTTGATTTGGCTCGTTTATCAAATATAAAAGTTGCTTTCGTTTTAGGCATCAATGATGGGGTCTATCCAACACGTATGGAGTATGAGGGATTATTGTCAGATGTTGAACGTGAATGGTTTAACCAAATCGGATATGAGCTTGCACCGACATCTAAAAATCGTTTACTCCAAGAAAATTTCTTAATATATAGAGCTTTAACGACGCCTTCTGATAAATTGTATATGTCGTATCCTACAGCTGATGAAGAAGGGAAGGCGTTACTATCTTCACTTTATATAAAGAAAATAATTGGCAATGAAAATACGCCAGGTTTATTAAGTGGAGTAGCTGTTGAGCGGGTTGTGATGGATCCAATTGAATTACTAGAAAATAATCCACTACCGTATTTACGTCATCCGCGCACAGCTTTAGCCCATCTTATGATGCAGCTACGCCAAGCTGAACATAGTCGTGAGCTTACGCCAGAATGGCTAGCGTTACAAAAATTTTATGAGCAGGATCCTTATTGGGCACTGATTTTTGAACGTGTCCTCCAACCTATTACACATAAAAATGAAGCACAACCCCTTGAAACATATATTACACAGGAGTTATATGGTCAAAAACTGACATCCAGCGTTTCTCGAATTGAAAAATATTTTAGATGTCCGTTTTCGCATTTTACAACATATGGGCTGCGTTTAGAGGAACGTGCAGAGTATAGATTAGAAACCTTTGCAATGGGTGATTTATTCCATGAAGCACTGAAATGGATTACAGAAGAAACGCATCGTCAACAGCTGTCATGGGTACGTTTAACGAAACAGCAGATTAAACAATTGGCACGACAAGCTGTGGAGCAAATTGTGCCAGTCTTTTCCCATCAAATCTTACTATCCAGTGCACGCTATCGTTATATTCAACGTAAGCTTATCCGTATTGTTGAACGAACAATGACAGCATTGACCCAGCATGCCAATGTTTCTCACTTTAAGCCAATTGCTATTGAGGCATCGTTTGGACCAGGTCAACATGAACAGCTCCCGCCTCTTGAAATCGATTTAACTGGCGGAAAGAAAATGTTTATGCGTGGTCGTATTGATCGGGTGGATAGCGCATCTATAGATGATCGCTCATATTTACGTATCGTCGATTATAAATCCTCAGCTCGTGATTTAGATTTAAATGAAGTCTACTATGGACTTTCTTTACAGGTCCTTACTTATTTAGATGTAGCAATGGAAAATAGCTCTTATTGGCTACCAGGAGAAACAGAGCCGGCAGGGGTACTGTATGTACATGTTCATAACCCAATGCTAAAGCTTGACAAGGATTTAAGTGATAGTGAGATTGAAGAAGATCGTTTAAAGCAATATAAAATGAAGGGACTGCTATCAGAGAATGCAGAAGCCATTTTATCGATGGATGAGCAGTTGGAAGAATCAAGCGGCCATTCGAAAATTATTCCTGTGTATATGAAAAAGGATGGGACACCGTCAGAATCTCAGTCACGGATAGTACCTGTTAACGATATGAAAAATTTGCAGCATTTTGTGCGCCGAAAGCATCAAGAGGCTGGCAATGGTATTTTATCTGGAGATACGTCTATTAGTCCGTATAAATTAAAGTCAAAAACAGCCTGTGATTATTGTCAGTTTTCTGCTGTTTGTCAGTTTGATCCCTCTGATGGCAAGCAAAGCTATCGACAATTAATGCAAGCAAAGCCAAACGAGATTGTTGAAAAAATACGGAAGGAGATGAAGTAA
- a CDS encoding esterase, which yields MIVEKEVWGNIPLLHIHNDQMNEETPVVIFLHGFMSAKEHNLHYAYQLVNTGVRVLLPDAKFHGDRSEGLNEMQMNNHFWDIVLNSIHEIEQLYNGLKNKHLLVHDKIGIAGTSMGGIVTSGCLKRYGWIQTAAVCMGAPGFVKLGEYQLQQFAKSGVQWPMSEKEIQQANELLATYDVTLTPEKFACRPVLFWHGEMDKTVPFKETYDFYLSLRKYYETNPEDLKFIADKKAGHAVSREGMLAATEWLAQHLA from the coding sequence ATGATTGTAGAAAAAGAAGTGTGGGGGAATATTCCGTTATTGCATATACATAATGATCAAATGAATGAAGAAACCCCCGTCGTAATTTTCTTACATGGCTTTATGAGTGCGAAAGAACATAACTTACATTATGCATATCAGTTAGTAAATACAGGGGTGCGTGTCCTCTTACCGGATGCTAAATTCCATGGTGATCGTAGCGAGGGTCTTAATGAGATGCAAATGAACAACCATTTTTGGGATATTGTTTTAAATTCTATTCATGAGATTGAACAATTATATAATGGATTAAAGAATAAACATTTATTAGTCCATGATAAAATTGGTATTGCTGGTACATCGATGGGGGGTATTGTCACTTCTGGCTGCTTAAAGCGATATGGGTGGATACAAACTGCAGCAGTATGTATGGGAGCACCAGGCTTTGTAAAATTAGGTGAATACCAGTTACAGCAGTTTGCTAAAAGTGGAGTGCAATGGCCAATGTCAGAGAAAGAAATACAGCAGGCTAATGAGCTTCTTGCCACTTATGATGTCACACTAACACCAGAAAAATTTGCGTGTCGTCCAGTGCTATTTTGGCATGGGGAAATGGATAAAACAGTCCCTTTTAAAGAAACGTATGATTTTTATTTATCTTTACGCAAATACTATGAAACGAACCCTGAAGACCTAAAATTTATTGCAGATAAAAAAGCAGGACATGCTGTGTCTCGAGAAGGTATGTTAGCAGCAACTGAATGGCTTGCACAGCATTTGGCATAA
- a CDS encoding DNA methyltransferase, with amino-acid sequence MDQDMKDSMLGALENVIDPELGIDIVNLGLVYDVELDDEGAATVTMTLTSMGCPLGPVIVDQVNTALGELPEVKSTNVNIVWNPPWSKDKMSRYAKMALGVR; translated from the coding sequence ATGGATCAAGATATGAAAGATAGCATGTTAGGTGCATTAGAGAATGTAATTGACCCTGAGCTTGGTATTGATATTGTCAACTTAGGTTTAGTATATGATGTAGAATTAGATGATGAGGGTGCTGCAACTGTTACAATGACATTAACTTCTATGGGGTGTCCGCTTGGACCGGTCATTGTGGACCAAGTTAATACAGCCCTAGGTGAACTTCCAGAAGTAAAGTCAACAAATGTTAACATTGTATGGAATCCACCTTGGTCAAAAGATAAAATGTCACGCTATGCCAAAATGGCTTTAGGTGTCAGATAG
- a CDS encoding alpha-amlyase — MRFKKWISATAATLLLATSFISATPTAHADEVSTRTIAEESIYDLLVDRFFNSSGTNDFDTNTQDPSKFAGGDFAGLQNKLNFIGEMGYTIVSIGPIFSTEKYDGSMPTSYSTIERHFGTSEEFQSIIEAYKAKNMAIMVDFPLNNVSPNHEWAKDSAKQNWIASTNNGQVQWDLTNKEVQDALIKSATDFVSTYDIGGIRLTNIADADTAFINDVIKALKDAKKSLYVISNEASDANFDASFSPETADIYRNIFKNVDMDSSKLMEPFTGEKPTQIMVDALETHRFTFDSANENMFPPTRLKMAMGALFMLPGIPVVQYGTEIAMNGEAKPDTHQIFNFKTDEELIDYIKNVQSLRNKSATLRKGDFEIITNENGLLVFTRTSDEEKWVIMVNNTGKTQRVDLTPAQLGEGKMLNGILHEEKVRINEKDVYPVILDREMVEIYQVKNDEGFNIPYMIALGLVWVIFIGFVFVIIKRGKVRRQEQDA, encoded by the coding sequence GTGAGATTCAAAAAGTGGATAAGTGCAACAGCTGCAACGCTTTTACTAGCAACTTCATTCATAAGTGCAACACCAACTGCACATGCTGATGAAGTGTCGACAAGAACGATTGCAGAAGAAAGCATCTATGATTTACTCGTTGACCGTTTCTTTAATAGTTCGGGCACTAACGATTTTGATACAAATACGCAAGACCCTTCAAAGTTTGCAGGCGGTGATTTTGCAGGTCTACAAAATAAGCTGAATTTCATTGGCGAAATGGGCTATACGATTGTTTCTATTGGTCCTATTTTTTCTACAGAGAAATATGATGGCTCAATGCCAACAAGCTACTCGACTATCGAGCGTCATTTTGGGACATCTGAAGAATTTCAAAGTATTATAGAAGCCTATAAAGCTAAAAATATGGCTATTATGGTTGATTTTCCACTCAACAATGTAAGTCCAAATCATGAATGGGCAAAAGATTCTGCAAAACAAAATTGGATTGCTTCTACAAATAATGGGCAAGTACAGTGGGACTTAACCAACAAAGAGGTGCAAGATGCACTTATTAAATCAGCAACAGACTTTGTCTCTACATATGATATTGGCGGAATTCGTCTAACAAATATTGCAGACGCTGACACAGCATTTATCAATGATGTAATTAAAGCATTAAAAGATGCGAAAAAGTCTCTCTATGTTATTTCAAATGAAGCAAGCGATGCCAATTTTGATGCAAGCTTTTCACCAGAAACAGCCGATATCTACCGTAATATTTTTAAAAATGTTGATATGGATTCCTCCAAGCTGATGGAGCCTTTTACTGGTGAGAAACCAACACAAATTATGGTGGATGCGTTAGAAACACATCGTTTTACATTCGATTCTGCAAATGAAAATATGTTCCCACCGACTCGATTAAAAATGGCGATGGGTGCTCTATTTATGCTACCAGGAATTCCAGTTGTGCAGTATGGTACAGAAATTGCAATGAACGGTGAAGCGAAGCCAGATACACATCAAATCTTCAACTTTAAAACAGATGAAGAACTCATTGATTATATTAAAAATGTCCAATCATTACGCAATAAATCTGCTACTTTACGTAAAGGTGATTTTGAAATCATCACGAATGAAAATGGTTTACTAGTGTTCACACGTACATCTGATGAAGAGAAGTGGGTCATCATGGTCAACAATACGGGGAAAACACAGCGTGTGGATTTAACACCAGCCCAGCTAGGCGAAGGTAAAATGCTAAATGGTATTTTACATGAGGAAAAAGTCCGTATTAATGAAAAGGATGTTTATCCAGTTATTTTAGATCGTGAAATGGTGGAAATTTATCAGGTTAAAAATGATGAAGGATTCAATATACCTTATATGATAGCACTTGGATTAGTATGGGTAATATTTATAGGGTTTGTCTTCGTAATCATTAAACGAGGTAAAGTACGACGTCAGGAACAGGACGCATAA
- a CDS encoding Cof-type HAD-IIB family hydrolase gives MKPHLIVLDLDGTLLTDQQQISAKTKKTLLQAKEQGHQVMIATGRPYRASDIYYHELGLTTPIVNFNGAYVHHPKNAAWQTVHTPIDLGVVHDVVDSINSYEYENIIAEVKDDIYVHTEDERILNIFNMGNPKITLGDLYIHLSENPTSLLIQANEVNSMIIRDHLQAVHAEVIEHRRWGAPLHIIEIVRRGLNKAVGIAHVAKDIGIPRDRIIAFGDEDNDLEMIEYAGIGVAMGNGIASLKNIANEITTSNNDDGIAKILIERLKLS, from the coding sequence ATGAAACCTCATTTAATCGTTTTAGATTTAGACGGTACTTTATTAACTGATCAACAGCAAATTTCAGCAAAAACGAAAAAAACATTATTGCAGGCAAAGGAACAGGGTCACCAGGTTATGATTGCTACAGGTCGACCATATCGAGCAAGTGATATCTACTATCATGAGCTTGGCCTGACAACACCTATCGTAAATTTTAATGGTGCTTACGTCCATCATCCAAAAAATGCTGCATGGCAGACTGTGCATACGCCAATCGATTTAGGGGTTGTACATGATGTCGTCGATTCGATCAATAGCTATGAATACGAAAATATTATTGCTGAAGTGAAGGATGATATTTACGTGCATACAGAGGATGAACGGATATTAAATATATTTAATATGGGGAATCCAAAAATTACGCTTGGCGATCTCTATATCCATTTATCGGAAAATCCTACAAGCCTTCTGATTCAAGCAAATGAAGTAAACTCGATGATTATACGTGATCATTTGCAGGCTGTACATGCAGAGGTTATTGAGCATCGTCGCTGGGGTGCGCCACTTCATATTATTGAGATTGTTCGACGAGGCTTGAATAAAGCAGTAGGAATTGCACACGTCGCAAAGGACATAGGGATACCACGCGATCGGATTATCGCATTCGGTGATGAAGATAATGACTTAGAAATGATTGAATATGCTGGAATAGGTGTAGCAATGGGTAATGGGATTGCATCTTTAAAAAATATCGCCAATGAAATCACAACATCCAATAATGATGACGGTATTGCTAAAATACTCATTGAACGCTTAAAATTATCATAG
- a CDS encoding XRE family transcriptional regulator, whose protein sequence is MEQMSRNLAFQLKKIRQQRHLSLDDVSKATGVSKAQLAQIEKGEANPTVSTIWKIAAGMRISFSSLLQPPTAHFMKYSSDDAPHVDEDEGRYRVYSIIPYNPERGWEFYKIEMEPGAFSRSEAHTEGVEETVIVIQGQAVISAGDMHELIKEGDTLVFSGHQPHEYKNTSETLTILHLILQYK, encoded by the coding sequence ATGGAACAAATGAGCCGAAATTTAGCATTTCAATTAAAGAAGATTCGTCAGCAGCGTCATTTAAGCTTAGATGATGTTTCCAAAGCTACAGGTGTAAGTAAGGCGCAACTTGCACAGATTGAAAAGGGAGAAGCGAATCCAACTGTATCAACCATTTGGAAAATTGCTGCAGGGATGCGCATTTCTTTTTCCTCTTTATTACAGCCACCAACAGCTCATTTCATGAAATATAGCAGTGATGATGCACCACATGTAGATGAAGATGAGGGGCGCTATCGCGTATATTCGATTATTCCTTATAATCCGGAGCGTGGTTGGGAGTTTTACAAGATCGAAATGGAGCCAGGAGCCTTCAGTAGGAGTGAAGCACATACAGAAGGGGTAGAAGAAACTGTAATTGTTATACAGGGACAAGCTGTTATTTCTGCTGGTGATATGCATGAATTGATTAAGGAAGGGGATACATTGGTATTCTCAGGTCATCAGCCTCATGAATATAAAAATACTTCGGAAACATTAACGATTTTACATTTAATTTTGCAGTATAAATAG
- a CDS encoding fatty acid-binding protein DegV, with protein sequence MKIFTDSGCDLPKSYYEENDIVLLPLRVHLNNNEYDDVMSIDSKEIYNAIRQGARPKTSQVSPELFLKHFENLAKNEEEGIYIAFSSELSGTYSTAVMIRNQVLEQYPSLKLAIIDSKCASLGHGLVVEEAVRLRNLGASFEDIEARITALAPQIEHLFTVEDLDYLAKGGRVSKASAFLGGLLSIKPILNVEDGKLVPIEKSRGRKKAIARMLELMQERGEKFSEKVVGISHSDDAAFASDVKDAIQERFSPKEIQVTMIGSAIGSHVGPGTIAIFFTNKSYRA encoded by the coding sequence ATGAAGATATTTACTGACAGCGGATGTGATCTGCCAAAGTCTTACTATGAAGAGAATGATATCGTTCTTCTGCCATTACGAGTGCATTTGAACAACAATGAATATGATGATGTCATGTCAATTGATTCAAAAGAGATTTACAATGCTATTCGTCAAGGTGCTCGCCCAAAAACATCTCAAGTATCACCAGAGCTTTTTCTGAAGCACTTTGAAAATCTAGCAAAAAATGAGGAGGAAGGTATTTATATCGCCTTTTCATCAGAACTATCTGGAACCTATAGTACTGCTGTCATGATTCGCAATCAAGTACTAGAGCAATATCCATCACTTAAATTGGCAATCATTGATTCTAAATGTGCTTCATTGGGTCATGGGCTCGTGGTCGAAGAAGCGGTTCGTCTTCGAAACTTAGGAGCTTCATTTGAGGACATCGAAGCTAGAATTACTGCCCTAGCCCCTCAAATAGAGCATCTTTTTACAGTTGAGGATTTAGACTATCTAGCCAAAGGTGGGCGTGTATCAAAGGCAAGTGCATTTTTAGGGGGACTCCTTAGTATTAAGCCTATTTTAAATGTAGAAGATGGTAAGCTTGTACCCATTGAAAAATCGCGTGGACGTAAAAAAGCAATTGCTCGCATGTTAGAATTAATGCAAGAGCGGGGTGAAAAATTCTCTGAGAAAGTTGTTGGTATTAGCCATAGTGATGATGCTGCCTTTGCAAGCGACGTAAAAGACGCCATTCAAGAAAGATTTTCACCTAAAGAAATACAAGTAACAATGATTGGTTCAGCTATTGGCTCCCACGTAGGGCCAGGTACAATCGCTATCTTCTTTACGAATAAAAGCTATCGTGCTTAA
- a CDS encoding Crp/Fnr family transcriptional regulator, protein MDNMHEKIHELFQKHGVFIKVNKGNKIFLEGERAKEIYYIKTGVVSISQETESGKELTIRICGPDSIIGEGSLFCNLSYNSMTAKVLEPSTLYVLSRKSLELLLVEQPTLMVEYMKWLQAENLKHQSRLRDLVLNGKKGALFSTLIRLSNTYGKPLEDDTIFIDCPLTNTEIANLCGTSREMINRMLNDLKKHHILSFDKGYITIHDLQFLKDEIACENCPLQICRID, encoded by the coding sequence ATGGATAATATGCATGAGAAAATTCATGAGCTTTTTCAAAAGCACGGAGTATTTATCAAAGTGAATAAAGGGAATAAAATTTTTTTAGAGGGTGAACGTGCGAAGGAAATCTACTATATTAAAACAGGAGTTGTGTCAATTAGCCAAGAAACGGAAAGCGGTAAGGAATTAACCATTCGGATATGTGGTCCTGACAGTATTATTGGAGAGGGTTCATTATTTTGTAATCTATCCTATAATTCTATGACGGCAAAGGTTTTAGAGCCTTCTACACTATATGTTTTAAGCCGCAAATCGTTAGAGCTCCTATTAGTAGAACAACCTACCCTTATGGTGGAATATATGAAGTGGCTACAGGCAGAAAATTTAAAGCATCAAAGTCGTTTACGCGATTTAGTGTTAAATGGTAAAAAAGGCGCTTTATTTTCAACCCTAATTCGACTTTCGAATACCTATGGCAAACCTTTAGAAGATGACACTATTTTTATCGATTGCCCTTTAACCAATACAGAAATTGCAAATTTGTGTGGCACGAGCCGAGAAATGATTAATCGTATGCTCAATGATTTAAAAAAGCATCATATTTTATCTTTTGATAAAGGCTATATAACCATACACGATTTACAATTTTTAAAGGATGAAATTGCCTGTGAGAATTGTCCATTGCAAATATGCCGTATCGATTAA